The Methanoplanus sp. FWC-SCC4 genome has a window encoding:
- the aglJ gene encoding S-layer glycoprotein N-glycosyltransferase AglJ — translation MDIKKDEVCIFIPTLNEAPTIGELVNSFKEMGYTHIFVMDGKSTDKTVKIAEESGAIVKIQTGKGKGRAIIEAIDFIQQPYILMLDGDGTYLPEDSEKMLYPLFNGFDHVIGNRLDTFEPGALSNLNHFGNQVINYLFKVAHGEYLHDILSGYRAFTLDSVKRMSLKENGFEIETEISVETIRNQQKVSVVEIQYKPRPGTQTKLHPVRDGAKIISAVWRLARVSNPIFYFGVIGLFVSLIGLIAGIYVAVEWFAGTTHTELALLTVLLIIMGFQIFMFGVIADMLVSFNRELRREIQRLRPPNPPVK, via the coding sequence ATGGATATCAAAAAGGATGAAGTATGCATATTCATCCCGACACTCAATGAAGCGCCAACAATAGGGGAACTGGTCAATTCATTCAAAGAAATGGGTTACACTCATATATTCGTAATGGACGGCAAAAGCACTGACAAAACGGTAAAAATTGCAGAGGAATCAGGCGCAATTGTAAAAATACAGACAGGTAAAGGAAAAGGCAGAGCAATAATTGAAGCAATTGATTTTATTCAACAGCCCTATATTCTGATGCTTGACGGTGACGGAACATACCTGCCTGAAGATTCCGAAAAGATGCTCTATCCTCTTTTCAACGGATTTGATCATGTTATCGGAAACAGACTTGATACTTTTGAACCGGGAGCACTAAGCAATCTCAATCATTTTGGCAATCAGGTCATAAATTATCTGTTCAAGGTGGCACACGGAGAATATCTTCATGACATCCTCTCCGGTTACCGTGCATTTACTCTTGACTCTGTCAAAAGAATGAGCCTTAAGGAGAACGGTTTTGAGATTGAAACAGAAATTTCAGTTGAAACAATAAGAAACCAGCAGAAAGTATCAGTTGTAGAGATACAATACAAACCAAGACCGGGAACACAGACTAAACTTCACCCGGTCAGAGACGGGGCAAAGATAATATCAGCAGTCTGGAGACTTGCAAGGGTCAGCAATCCGATATTTTATTTTGGTGTAATAGGCCTTTTTGTATCTCTTATCGGATTAATAGCGGGGATATATGTGGCTGTTGAATGGTTTGCCGGCACAACACATACAGAACTTGCATTACTGACGGTTCTTCTGATAATAATGGGATTTCAGATATTCATGTTCGGTGTCATTGCCGACATGCTCGTATCATTTAACAGAGAATTAAGAAGAGAAATTCAGAGGCTCCGGCCTCCGAACCCTCCTGTCAAATAA
- a CDS encoding endonuclease dU, with protein MQTSKSGIRILGIAESFSQGANNSLFAGVVMRKDLIIDGFAFSHATVGGMDATDAVIGIFDKLNRRDINCIVLSGCVVSWFNIIDPDLIFKTTNVPVIGVTYEDSKGLKEHIIHHFPGDENRLSAYEKLGERTFVKLDNKYGIYIRTAGLLKEEAFSICNSFAKEGKIPEPLRVARLLARSFFKDENRSNILNIS; from the coding sequence ATGCAGACTTCGAAATCAGGTATAAGAATACTTGGCATCGCGGAAAGCTTTTCTCAGGGCGCAAATAATTCATTATTTGCCGGTGTCGTGATGCGAAAGGATCTTATCATCGACGGATTTGCTTTTTCACATGCTACTGTAGGGGGTATGGATGCAACAGATGCCGTGATTGGAATTTTTGATAAGCTTAACAGGCGTGATATTAACTGTATAGTGCTTTCCGGCTGTGTGGTCTCCTGGTTTAATATCATTGATCCGGATCTTATTTTTAAAACAACAAATGTCCCCGTAATCGGGGTGACATATGAGGATTCAAAAGGGTTAAAAGAGCATATTATTCACCATTTTCCTGGTGATGAAAACAGGCTTTCTGCATACGAAAAACTCGGAGAGAGGACTTTTGTGAAACTGGATAATAAGTATGGTATTTATATACGTACTGCCGGACTTTTAAAAGAAGAAGCTTTTAGCATATGCAATTCCTTTGCAAAAGAAGGAAAAATACCTGAACCATTAAGGGTTGCACGTCTTCTTGCAAGGTCTTTTTTTAAGGATGAAAACAGATCCAATATTTTGAATATTTCCTGA